In Candidatus Acidiferrales bacterium, the following are encoded in one genomic region:
- a CDS encoding PDZ domain-containing protein, with amino-acid sequence MSERKLNKEVILLAVALALAPGVPLLADTPPRQRSVTVYAGDDAQDILTLADATGWLGIGIAEVNAERMKELKLPEERGVVVTGVEKDSPGEKAGLKENDVIVEYSSQRVEGARQLRRLIGETPAGRNIALGLYRAGQKLNLTATLGERPESFGALRMRRLEMPEIRVPHFEYDFDFDGRAWLQGFGRSRPHLGVEVESLSDQLGQFFGVKEGEGVLVRRVEKGSAAEKAGIKAGDVITRIESEKISDAGDLREAMYDNRDRKSISVTLVRNRAETTVTVEIERPRREGRTISSRVKI; translated from the coding sequence ATGAGCGAGAGAAAGTTGAATAAGGAAGTCATCCTTTTGGCGGTTGCGCTCGCCCTAGCGCCGGGCGTGCCGTTGCTGGCGGATACGCCGCCACGCCAGCGGAGCGTTACCGTCTATGCGGGAGATGATGCTCAGGACATTCTGACTCTTGCCGATGCTACCGGCTGGCTGGGAATCGGCATTGCCGAGGTCAACGCGGAACGGATGAAAGAACTGAAGCTGCCAGAGGAACGCGGGGTGGTGGTGACCGGGGTTGAAAAAGACAGTCCGGGGGAGAAGGCCGGCCTAAAAGAAAATGACGTGATCGTTGAGTACTCGAGCCAACGTGTCGAGGGCGCAAGGCAGTTGCGCCGGTTGATCGGCGAGACGCCGGCGGGACGCAACATCGCGCTGGGCCTCTATCGCGCCGGGCAAAAGCTGAACCTGACGGCCACGCTTGGCGAACGCCCGGAAAGTTTTGGCGCTCTCCGAATGCGGCGGTTGGAGATGCCGGAAATCCGCGTCCCGCACTTCGAATACGATTTTGATTTTGATGGGCGCGCATGGCTCCAAGGCTTCGGGCGGAGCCGCCCGCACCTTGGCGTGGAAGTAGAAAGCCTCTCTGACCAGCTTGGGCAGTTCTTTGGCGTGAAAGAGGGTGAAGGTGTCCTGGTGCGCCGAGTCGAGAAGGGAAGCGCGGCGGAGAAGGCCGGCATCAAGGCAGGCGATGTCATCACCAGGATAGAAAGTGAGAAGATTTCTGACGCGGGCGACCTCCGCGAGGCGATGTACGACAACCGCGACAGGAAAAGTATAAGCGTCACCCTCGTGCGCAACCGGGCCGAAACCACCGTGACGGTTGAGATCGAAAGGCCACGGCGCGAAGGACGCACGATTAGCTCAAGAGTGAAAATCTAG
- a CDS encoding shikimate kinase yields MTASTHLAFRRLLFLLGFMGCGKTTVGRALARRLGWQFVDLDELIEARAGRPIVQIFADEGEPTFRRIEHELLAETLAASADHLPRVVALGGGTFAQIQNFELIRTEGGLTIWLRCPVEELRRRCRGITNRPLFCDAASFQELYRRRLPYYEKADIVIDSGGLKPADVVKKVLALGFFR; encoded by the coding sequence ATGACGGCATCCACCCACCTTGCTTTTCGTCGCCTCCTTTTCCTTCTTGGCTTCATGGGATGCGGGAAGACCACCGTTGGCCGGGCGCTCGCCCGCCGGCTGGGATGGCAATTCGTGGACCTGGATGAATTGATTGAAGCCCGCGCCGGCCGCCCGATCGTTCAGATTTTTGCCGACGAAGGCGAACCAACCTTTCGCCGCATCGAGCATGAGCTCCTGGCGGAAACTCTTGCCGCTTCCGCCGACCACTTGCCCCGCGTAGTTGCCCTGGGCGGGGGAACCTTTGCCCAGATTCAAAATTTCGAACTTATCCGGACGGAAGGGGGCCTGACCATCTGGCTGCGTTGCCCCGTCGAAGAGCTGCGCCGAAGGTGCCGCGGCATCACCAACCGGCCCCTTTTTTGCGATGCCGCCAGCTTCCAGGAGCTCTACCGGCGGCGGCTGCCCTATTACGAGAAAGCGGACATTGTGATAGATTCCGGGGGACTCAAACCTGCCGATGTGGTAAAAAAGGTCCTCGCTCTCGGTTTTTTTCGCTGA
- a CDS encoding DUF4097 family beta strand repeat-containing protein, whose amino-acid sequence MPSWAGARRFSRLLPGVLILAAFPLYAEHFDRLFSVGGYPLLSLRQISGDVVVRAWNRPEIRVLASVKGSHVVADATQQGSRVEVVSEVVGQHDESKEVVHYEIYVPAESELQLHSHDGLVRVEYVRGDVAIETRTANVELKEVAGHINVKTAAGSLLADRCSGRMEVRSTSGDLKFTEPALAKLTAYTTDGDIAYEGDFQPGGMYNLSNHAGTIELRIPKQASFDLQASSIQGQVTGDVPAVPLAKTWQSPTASPQRLAGRYLTGDASVRLSSFSGTIRIRWK is encoded by the coding sequence ATGCCAAGTTGGGCCGGCGCCCGCCGCTTCTCGCGCCTGCTTCCCGGCGTATTGATTCTTGCTGCCTTTCCCCTTTACGCCGAGCATTTCGATCGCCTCTTCTCGGTAGGCGGTTATCCCCTGTTGAGCCTCCGCCAAATCTCGGGTGACGTGGTGGTGCGAGCCTGGAACCGCCCGGAGATCCGCGTCCTTGCTTCGGTAAAAGGCAGCCATGTGGTGGCCGATGCCACCCAGCAGGGCAGCCGCGTGGAAGTAGTCTCCGAGGTCGTCGGCCAGCACGATGAGTCCAAAGAAGTGGTGCACTACGAAATCTATGTTCCCGCCGAGAGCGAACTTCAGCTCCATTCTCACGACGGGCTGGTGCGGGTGGAGTATGTCCGCGGGGACGTCGCCATAGAAACGCGCACGGCCAATGTGGAATTAAAAGAAGTGGCCGGCCACATCAACGTGAAGACGGCTGCCGGTTCCTTGCTCGCCGACCGCTGCTCCGGGCGCATGGAAGTGCGCTCGACTTCCGGCGACCTCAAGTTCACCGAGCCCGCTCTTGCCAAGCTGACCGCCTACACCACCGACGGCGACATCGCTTATGAAGGAGACTTCCAGCCGGGTGGCATGTACAACCTTTCCAACCATGCCGGAACCATCGAATTGCGCATCCCCAAACAAGCCTCGTTCGATCTCCAGGCGAGTTCCATCCAGGGTCAGGTTACGGGGGACGTCCCCGCTGTGCCCCTGGCCAAGACCTGGCAATCCCCAACCGCATCCCCGCAGCGGCTTGCCGGGCGCTACCTCACCGGTGACGCCAGCGTGCGGCTCTCCTCCTTTAGTGGTACAATCCGCATCCGCTGGAAGTAG
- a CDS encoding zf-HC2 domain-containing protein: MEADCRNLRRELGAYLEGEASPELLAHLEHCRHCQNLVEELRSIERAAPQIAETYEPRPALWKQIENAVYAEGLVRERPFSGWFRDLVREWLPLPAPALAAAYLVVLLIAGVVITFRTATPPLPAQRAVSPAPPVDIAAELTSAEQTMLAEMERLNPGASPIYRNNLATVNYYIDLCQRTLDQDPGNPDVRHSLDQAYTQKADLLSAMLDPDEMRSR, from the coding sequence ATGGAAGCCGACTGCCGGAATTTGCGTCGCGAGTTGGGCGCGTATCTCGAGGGGGAAGCCAGCCCCGAACTGCTGGCTCACCTCGAGCATTGTCGCCATTGTCAGAACCTGGTCGAGGAATTGCGTTCCATCGAGCGAGCCGCTCCCCAGATTGCCGAAACCTATGAACCCCGGCCAGCCCTGTGGAAGCAGATTGAAAACGCTGTCTATGCCGAGGGGCTGGTGCGGGAGAGACCGTTCTCTGGCTGGTTTCGCGACCTCGTTCGAGAGTGGTTGCCGCTGCCCGCGCCAGCGCTTGCCGCAGCTTACCTTGTTGTGCTTTTGATCGCCGGTGTGGTCATCACCTTCCGCACCGCCACACCACCGCTCCCGGCACAACGGGCAGTCAGCCCCGCGCCGCCGGTGGATATTGCCGCTGAATTGACCAGCGCCGAACAGACGATGCTGGCCGAGATGGAAAGGTTGAATCCCGGCGCCTCCCCTATCTACCGCAACAATCTGGCAACTGTGAACTACTATATTGATCTCTGTCAGCGCACGCTCGATCAAGATCCGGGAAATCCGGACGTGCGCCACTCCCTGGACCAGGCGTATACTCAGAAGGCTGATCTCTTGAGCGCCATGCTTGACCCGGATGAAATGAGGTCAAGGTAG
- a CDS encoding sigma-70 family RNA polymerase sigma factor yields MSPSRRAPSAGLAEAEAIARAQRGDAAAFEQLYRLHKRRVYSLCLRMTSNTAEAEDLTQEAFLQLFRKIATFRGESAFSTWLHRLSVNVVLMHFRRKSLPVTSLEEASEPDEEGGPRKDFGGPDNLLAGSVDRVNLERAIERLPRGYRMVFLLHDVEGYEHNEIAEMLGCSVGNSKSQLHKARLKMRGLLQEQRAARYKEEGPANSSSRR; encoded by the coding sequence TTGAGCCCTTCGAGACGAGCTCCATCGGCGGGACTGGCTGAGGCCGAAGCGATTGCTCGGGCGCAGCGCGGAGACGCAGCCGCTTTCGAGCAACTCTATCGGTTGCACAAGCGCCGCGTCTATTCCCTCTGCCTGCGCATGACCAGCAACACGGCCGAAGCCGAGGACTTGACGCAGGAAGCGTTCCTGCAACTGTTCCGCAAGATTGCGACGTTCCGTGGAGAATCGGCATTCTCCACCTGGCTGCATCGGCTCTCGGTGAACGTTGTGCTGATGCACTTCCGCCGGAAAAGCCTGCCGGTCACCTCACTCGAAGAGGCTAGCGAGCCGGACGAGGAGGGAGGACCGAGAAAGGATTTCGGCGGTCCGGACAACCTGCTGGCAGGCTCGGTCGATCGCGTGAATTTGGAGCGCGCGATCGAACGGCTGCCGCGGGGCTACCGCATGGTTTTTCTCCTCCACGATGTGGAGGGCTATGAGCATAACGAGATTGCCGAAATGCTCGGCTGTTCGGTCGGCAACTCGAAGTCGCAACTTCACAAGGCGCGGCTGAAGATGCGCGGATTGCTCCAGGAACAACGTGCCGCGCGTTATAAGGAGGAGGGCCCGGCGAACTCTTCTTCACGCCGTTAA